In the genome of Treponema pedis, one region contains:
- a CDS encoding methyl-accepting chemotaxis protein has product MQSQKNKVKKIISIQKKLTLIFGGLVFIVVASQGVLGAFIARKAVLEKIETHLKDKASDTAEIIDAKVTAFISFIEGVSRSSLLRDLNVSYAEKIAALKREAAFNPRIVEFNITDLKGNCHVFDGRIIHVSDREWYQTALSGKTFVTESYISRTDNKLMNTLAVPIYGFDNTIIGVLSADTPATKLSEDISHITVGKTGNCFILGLTGKTIAHQNTNLVLKEDNFQETAKTDSSFASIAAFAKKAMQDKNSSIGYYNFNNQDTIASYATMKTTGWKVIVKAPLNEFMDTVQILQQSMATSGTVFVICTLILVFIIAHRIVVPLRKVVNGLQTIAQGDGDLRTRLPLIGRDEITLLSDYFNRTIEKIGNSIKSVSDSTDLMHNIGSNLSSNMTETASAVQQINSNIEGIKEQAITQAASVTETAATIEQIIKTIKQLASSIELQGTSVIRSSSSIEEMVANINSISQTLEKNNELIKNLYDKTIKGKEGARTANTVVMQMAEQSDSLLEASLVIQHIASQTNLLAMNAAIEAAHAGDAGKGFAVVADEIRKLAEESNAQGKQIGAVLKESAEIIKKMIAAGNGAEQAFDEVYELTHNISEQEDFIMSSMKEQAEGSREVLNAISDIKAITEKVKSGSDEMLEGSEEVAQEMKKLDNLTRIITGSMNEMASGSVQINEAVQEVNELTQQNKQSIEELVSEVKKFKI; this is encoded by the coding sequence ATACAATCACAGAAAAATAAAGTAAAAAAAATTATTTCCATTCAAAAAAAATTAACGCTCATTTTCGGCGGACTTGTATTTATTGTAGTAGCATCTCAGGGTGTTCTGGGTGCGTTTATAGCACGAAAAGCGGTTTTGGAAAAAATCGAAACGCATTTAAAAGATAAGGCTTCGGATACTGCCGAAATAATTGACGCTAAAGTTACGGCCTTTATAAGTTTTATAGAAGGAGTTTCCCGCTCTTCCTTATTGCGGGACTTAAATGTTTCCTATGCCGAAAAAATCGCAGCTTTAAAAAGAGAAGCGGCCTTTAACCCGAGAATAGTGGAATTTAACATAACCGATTTAAAAGGGAACTGCCATGTATTTGACGGACGCATTATTCATGTAAGCGATAGAGAATGGTATCAAACGGCTCTTTCCGGAAAAACCTTTGTTACCGAATCATATATTTCGAGAACGGATAATAAATTGATGAATACACTTGCCGTTCCTATTTACGGATTTGACAATACCATTATAGGAGTTTTATCCGCCGATACGCCTGCTACAAAACTTTCCGAAGATATAAGCCACATTACCGTAGGAAAAACGGGTAATTGTTTTATTTTAGGTTTAACCGGTAAAACAATTGCGCACCAAAACACAAATTTGGTTTTAAAAGAAGACAATTTTCAGGAAACTGCAAAAACCGATTCTTCTTTTGCTTCAATTGCAGCCTTTGCAAAAAAAGCTATGCAGGACAAAAACTCCTCAATAGGATATTATAATTTTAATAATCAAGATACTATCGCTTCTTATGCTACAATGAAAACAACGGGTTGGAAGGTTATCGTAAAAGCACCGTTAAACGAATTTATGGATACCGTGCAAATTTTGCAACAATCAATGGCAACAAGCGGAACGGTTTTTGTAATATGTACCCTTATTTTGGTATTTATAATAGCTCACAGGATAGTAGTTCCGCTGAGAAAGGTTGTTAACGGCCTTCAAACCATTGCGCAAGGAGACGGAGATTTACGCACAAGGCTTCCTTTGATAGGACGGGACGAAATTACTCTTTTATCCGATTATTTTAACCGAACAATAGAAAAAATCGGCAACTCAATTAAATCGGTAAGCGACAGCACCGATCTAATGCACAATATAGGTAGCAACCTTTCAAGCAATATGACCGAAACCGCCAGTGCGGTACAGCAAATAAATTCCAATATTGAAGGTATAAAAGAACAGGCTATAACACAGGCTGCAAGTGTTACGGAAACTGCGGCAACTATAGAGCAAATTATTAAAACAATAAAGCAGCTTGCTTCAAGTATAGAATTGCAGGGAACAAGCGTTATACGTTCCTCTTCCTCAATAGAAGAAATGGTAGCAAATATTAACTCAATATCTCAAACACTGGAAAAAAACAATGAGCTAATAAAAAATCTGTACGATAAAACCATAAAAGGAAAAGAAGGAGCCAGAACGGCTAATACGGTTGTTATGCAAATGGCCGAACAATCCGATTCTCTTTTGGAAGCGAGTCTTGTTATTCAACATATTGCAAGTCAAACCAACCTCCTTGCTATGAATGCCGCAATAGAAGCCGCTCATGCAGGAGATGCCGGAAAAGGTTTTGCGGTTGTCGCCGATGAAATAAGAAAACTTGCCGAAGAATCGAATGCGCAGGGCAAACAAATAGGAGCCGTTTTAAAAGAGTCGGCAGAAATTATAAAAAAAATGATTGCCGCAGGCAACGGAGCGGAACAGGCCTTTGATGAAGTTTACGAACTTACCCACAATATTTCAGAGCAGGAAGATTTTATTATGTCTTCAATGAAAGAACAGGCGGAAGGAAGCCGTGAGGTACTTAATGCAATAAGCGATATAAAAGCTATTACCGAAAAGGTAAAATCCGGTTCCGACGAAATGCTCGAAGGCAGTGAAGAAGTGGCACAGGAAATGAAAAAACTGGATAACCTGACCCGCATTATCACAGGCAGTATGAATGAAATGGCTTCAGGCTCCGTACAAATAAATGAAGCGGTACAGGAAGTCAATGAGCTTACTCAACAAAATAAGCAAAGTATAGAAGAACTGGTAAGCGAAGTTAAAAAATTTAAGATATAA
- a CDS encoding site-2 protease family protein — protein sequence MDIPGTGFFKSFINGFILTHKTIALTFKSFGLLFKGVDLKQAVSGPLRITHILGDTAEQGFKESFLTGLSDVLNIVSLISISLFIMNLLPVPVLDGGLILFALTEFVLRRQIRPKILYYIQFIGFAFIGAVFLFALWGDFWFFFKG from the coding sequence GTGGATATACCGGGAACAGGATTTTTTAAAAGCTTTATAAACGGTTTTATTTTAACGCATAAAACCATTGCGCTTACCTTTAAAAGTTTCGGTTTATTGTTTAAAGGAGTGGATTTAAAACAAGCCGTTTCAGGGCCTTTAAGAATAACCCATATTTTAGGCGATACCGCAGAGCAGGGCTTTAAAGAAAGTTTTTTAACAGGACTTTCCGATGTGCTTAACATAGTAAGTTTAATTTCCATTTCTCTTTTTATAATGAATTTACTGCCGGTTCCCGTCTTGGACGGCGGACTTATCTTATTCGCTTTAACGGAATTTGTTTTAAGAAGGCAAATTCGCCCAAAAATTTTATATTATATTCAGTTTATAGGTTTCGCTTTTATCGGTGCAGTATTTTTATTTGCCTTGTGGGGAGATTTTTGGTTTTTCTTTAAAGGATAA
- a CDS encoding site-2 protease family protein, with translation MIKILIGLFILSVMVFIHELGHFIAAKLSGVIVETFSIGWGPVLFKKKFRGTEYRLSAIPMGGYCGMKGENAFREAIEKKLTAMPKEEGGLYSVHPFKRIIIAFAGPFANYLSAILALSIVSAIGSTYYTTSNQIAPVYYYNEKDDSPARLAGLEMGDKILSINGEKTETFSDIVKLIVPQAKEEVTLVIERNGEILEKKLIPKLDPKTGAGVIGFYSYVPAELAGTVPSSAAEAAGLKEGDIIIRADGEQIRNTRDLEAVLKKISCGNGRIYRFTQRRRNNENGKFNTNRTGI, from the coding sequence ATGATAAAAATTTTAATAGGTTTGTTTATTTTAAGTGTAATGGTTTTTATACATGAACTGGGGCATTTTATTGCCGCAAAACTTTCAGGTGTTATAGTAGAAACTTTTTCGATAGGCTGGGGGCCGGTTCTTTTTAAGAAAAAATTCCGCGGTACCGAATATAGGCTTTCAGCAATTCCTATGGGGGGCTATTGCGGAATGAAAGGCGAAAACGCTTTTAGAGAAGCAATCGAAAAAAAACTTACGGCAATGCCCAAGGAAGAAGGAGGGCTTTATTCGGTACACCCTTTTAAAAGGATTATAATTGCCTTTGCAGGGCCTTTTGCAAATTATTTAAGTGCAATTTTAGCCTTATCTATAGTAAGTGCAATAGGCTCAACATATTATACAACCTCGAATCAAATTGCACCGGTTTATTATTATAACGAAAAGGACGATTCTCCTGCGCGTCTTGCAGGGCTTGAAATGGGCGATAAGATATTAAGCATAAACGGAGAAAAAACGGAAACTTTTTCCGATATAGTAAAACTGATTGTTCCGCAGGCCAAGGAAGAAGTAACTCTTGTGATAGAAAGAAACGGAGAAATTTTAGAAAAAAAGCTGATACCGAAACTCGACCCTAAAACAGGGGCGGGAGTTATAGGCTTTTATTCTTACGTACCTGCGGAATTGGCGGGCACGGTTCCTTCATCTGCGGCTGAAGCGGCCGGTCTTAAAGAAGGTGATATAATCATAAGGGCGGACGGGGAGCAAATACGCAATACGCGGGATTTAGAGGCCGTATTAAAAAAAATCTCTTGCGGAAACGGCCGAATTTACCGTTTTACGCAACGGAGAAGAAATAACGAAAACGGTAAATTTAATACGAACCGAACAGGGATTTGA
- the dxr gene encoding 1-deoxy-D-xylulose-5-phosphate reductoisomerase — MQTGKKRVLLLGASGSIGKSTLDVLRTFPDKFELTGFSVHSDIEFGEKIKTEFPNAFFYSTAADLSGTVKKLIEESNADIAVNGIAGSQGLRASVEVVNAGMDLALANKETIVTAGELIFEHAAETGSKIIPVDSEHAAVFNLIAAHKKENISRIIITASGGPFRNTPFEELKNMTANDALKHPTWNMGGKITIDSASLANKALEVIEAVKLFGVPACKITVTVHPQSIVHSMVQTLNGEVYAQMSPPDMRNPILNALSFEKMSIGYLPPLNFEKMLKLEFIPPRREDFPMLDLGFLAAEKLAAYPIAFNAANEQAVEAFFCGKIKFTDLAYIVQRVLDSDWTLKPSSYTEVYSLESKAKELAEKYITALA, encoded by the coding sequence ATGCAAACCGGAAAAAAAAGAGTTTTGCTTTTGGGAGCAAGCGGGTCCATAGGAAAAAGTACGCTTGACGTATTACGTACCTTCCCGGATAAATTCGAACTTACAGGCTTTTCCGTTCACTCGGATATTGAATTCGGGGAAAAAATAAAAACCGAATTCCCCAATGCTTTTTTTTATTCCACCGCAGCGGATTTAAGCGGAACGGTAAAAAAATTGATAGAAGAATCGAATGCGGATATTGCCGTAAACGGAATTGCCGGCTCACAGGGTTTAAGAGCTTCCGTAGAGGTTGTAAATGCAGGTATGGATTTGGCCTTGGCAAATAAAGAAACGATTGTTACCGCGGGAGAGTTGATTTTTGAACACGCTGCGGAAACAGGCTCAAAAATAATCCCCGTCGATTCCGAACATGCCGCCGTCTTTAATTTAATTGCGGCTCATAAAAAAGAAAACATAAGCCGTATTATTATAACCGCTTCGGGCGGTCCCTTTAGAAATACCCCTTTTGAAGAATTAAAAAATATGACGGCAAATGACGCTCTAAAGCACCCTACATGGAATATGGGCGGAAAAATAACTATAGATTCCGCTTCTCTTGCAAACAAGGCTTTGGAAGTAATTGAAGCCGTAAAACTTTTCGGAGTACCGGCCTGCAAGATTACAGTTACGGTACACCCTCAAAGCATAGTGCACTCAATGGTGCAAACCTTAAACGGCGAGGTTTATGCGCAAATGTCGCCTCCCGATATGCGCAATCCTATTTTAAATGCGCTTTCTTTTGAAAAAATGTCTATAGGGTATTTGCCGCCTTTAAATTTTGAAAAAATGCTTAAGCTGGAATTTATTCCGCCCAGACGGGAAGATTTTCCCATGCTTGATTTGGGTTTTCTTGCCGCGGAAAAACTGGCAGCTTATCCTATTGCGTTTAATGCCGCAAATGAACAAGCCGTTGAGGCGTTTTTTTGCGGAAAGATAAAATTTACCGATTTGGCTTATATAGTGCAGAGGGTTTTGGATTCCGATTGGACTTTGAAACCTTCTTCTTATACGGAAGTTTATAGCTTGGAAAGTAAGGCAAAAGAACTCGCCGAAAAATATATAACGGCGTTGGCATAA
- a CDS encoding phosphatidate cytidylyltransferase yields the protein MLISAAVIANFEIYNILSQKIHSYPPKIMSVFGSVLILLSYFAGLKFFSGKYLFDAFGIIIAFIMISEAVFSFGGTFTNSISRLASGIFMLLYPWGLSIYLSVLTVFPNANKVLLIFYLMTFASDSIAWFFGMILGKNNRGLIKASPKKSIAGFIGGYAGPVAVAFLVHKIFYKEFGGKLTELIILSVLTASAAILGDMIESILKRSADVKDSGKIILGRGGILDSLDSLLLAAPVFYVSFKFLFGGR from the coding sequence ATGTTAATTAGTGCGGCCGTTATTGCAAATTTTGAGATTTATAATATTTTATCTCAAAAAATACATTCTTATCCTCCGAAGATAATGAGTGTTTTCGGTTCGGTTTTAATTTTACTTTCTTACTTTGCAGGTTTGAAGTTTTTTTCGGGAAAATATTTATTTGACGCTTTCGGAATAATAATAGCTTTTATAATGATTTCGGAAGCCGTATTTTCTTTCGGAGGAACTTTTACAAACAGTATTTCCCGTTTGGCAAGCGGAATATTTATGCTTTTATACCCGTGGGGCCTTTCCATCTATTTATCCGTATTGACGGTCTTTCCGAATGCCAACAAAGTTTTGCTTATCTTTTATCTTATGACATTCGCAAGCGATTCCATAGCGTGGTTTTTCGGAATGATACTCGGAAAAAATAATCGAGGTTTAATAAAAGCAAGTCCTAAAAAAAGTATTGCGGGCTTTATAGGCGGATATGCGGGGCCCGTTGCGGTCGCTTTTTTGGTGCATAAAATTTTTTATAAGGAATTCGGGGGCAAATTAACCGAGCTTATTATCCTTTCGGTTTTAACCGCTTCTGCGGCAATTTTAGGCGATATGATAGAATCCATTTTAAAGCGTTCCGCCGATGTAAAAGATTCCGGCAAAATTATTCTCGGCAGGGGCGGAATTTTGGACAGTCTGGATTCCCTTCTTTTGGCTGCTCCCGTTTTTTACGTTTCCTTTAAATTTTTATTCGGCGGGCGGTAA
- the uppS gene encoding polyprenyl diphosphate synthase — MLSNPKHIAIVMDGNGRWAKNRGLPRTAGHDEGLKTVKKIVKAAAAFGIPYITLYIFSTENWKRTEQEVGFLMGLIKRHLRAEFNFYAENNLRVLHIGDIEGLPKDIQKEISDVKEKTSNFSGTSVVLAINYGGQDEIIRAIKKLSVEELNKLDTAFFSEKLDTAGIPPVDLFIRTSGEKRLSNFLLWQSAYSELFFSEKLWPDWTEQDLYDTIEAYKKRDRRFGKA, encoded by the coding sequence ATGCTTTCTAATCCGAAACACATAGCTATTGTTATGGACGGCAACGGCAGATGGGCAAAAAACAGGGGACTTCCAAGAACGGCAGGGCATGACGAAGGTTTAAAAACGGTAAAAAAAATCGTAAAAGCCGCTGCCGCTTTCGGAATTCCCTATATTACCCTCTATATTTTTTCCACTGAAAATTGGAAGCGTACCGAACAGGAAGTAGGTTTTTTAATGGGCCTTATAAAAAGGCACTTGAGGGCGGAATTTAATTTTTATGCGGAAAATAATTTGCGGGTTTTGCATATAGGAGATATTGAAGGTCTTCCGAAAGATATTCAAAAAGAAATTTCCGATGTAAAGGAAAAAACCTCGAATTTCAGCGGAACTTCCGTCGTTCTTGCAATAAATTACGGGGGGCAGGACGAGATTATCCGTGCAATAAAAAAGCTGTCGGTTGAAGAATTAAATAAGCTGGATACGGCTTTTTTTTCCGAAAAACTTGATACTGCGGGAATCCCGCCTGTAGACTTGTTTATACGCACAAGCGGAGAAAAAAGACTGAGTAATTTTTTATTGTGGCAAAGCGCATATTCCGAATTATTTTTTTCGGAAAAGTTATGGCCCGATTGGACAGAACAGGATTTATATGATACAATAGAGGCATATAAAAAACGGGATAGAAGATTCGGCAAGGCGTAA
- the frr gene encoding ribosome recycling factor, with the protein MMNEVQSNCEEKMKKAVAALKSEFDMLRTGRASSAIFDKVRVNCYGQPTPLNQVANVSIPEARLVVIQPWDKSLLTEIEKAVLQADLSVNPTNDGKIIRISIPPLTEERRKDLAKKAKNIAEQSRVSIRNIRRDGIDALKKLQKTGELGEDRQKTAEDSLQKLTDSYIAEINKVLEVKEKEIMEN; encoded by the coding sequence ATGATGAACGAGGTTCAATCTAATTGCGAAGAAAAGATGAAAAAAGCCGTTGCGGCTTTAAAGTCGGAATTTGATATGCTCAGGACGGGGCGCGCCTCATCTGCAATTTTCGATAAGGTACGCGTAAACTGTTACGGACAGCCTACGCCGCTTAATCAGGTTGCAAACGTATCTATTCCCGAAGCAAGACTTGTGGTTATTCAGCCGTGGGATAAATCTCTTTTAACCGAAATAGAAAAGGCTGTTTTGCAGGCGGACCTTTCGGTCAATCCTACGAATGACGGGAAAATAATCCGTATTTCCATTCCGCCTTTAACGGAAGAGCGCCGAAAGGATTTGGCAAAAAAAGCAAAAAATATTGCCGAACAATCAAGAGTTTCAATCCGCAATATAAGGCGGGACGGTATAGATGCTCTTAAAAAACTTCAAAAAACGGGAGAGTTGGGCGAAGACCGGCAAAAAACGGCTGAAGATTCTTTACAAAAACTTACCGATTCTTATATTGCCGAAATAAATAAGGTTTTGGAAGTAAAAGAAAAAGAAATAATGGAAAATTAA
- the tsf gene encoding translation elongation factor Ts: MEIKASDVKALRDKTGAGMMECKKALQHCNGDAKEAEKYLKEKGLAAVEKRADRVTSEGIILIHNDEKKACMIEMTCETDFVAKNEDFIGVGNDIAKTAFDKNLSEITPDLNDKLLDLATRVRENMNLTRLVLVKAEADEYISRYVHSDKKTGVIVVLKAEKPEIFGKKEVQDFAYDCCLHAAAFVPLYVKKEDVDSAYIKEQEEIFRGQTADLDKPENVKEGIIKGKINKHLSDICFLEQPFVKDDKVSVSKKMAEIGKAAGSNLSLSKLVMFRLGVNA, translated from the coding sequence ATGGAAATTAAAGCATCGGACGTAAAAGCCCTGCGCGACAAAACGGGCGCGGGAATGATGGAATGTAAAAAGGCTTTACAGCATTGTAACGGTGATGCAAAAGAAGCCGAAAAATATTTAAAAGAAAAAGGGCTTGCCGCAGTGGAAAAGAGAGCGGACAGGGTTACAAGCGAAGGCATAATCCTTATTCATAATGACGAAAAAAAAGCCTGTATGATTGAAATGACTTGCGAAACGGACTTCGTTGCTAAAAATGAGGATTTTATCGGTGTAGGTAACGATATTGCAAAAACCGCATTTGATAAAAACCTTTCGGAAATTACTCCCGACCTTAACGATAAACTTTTGGATTTGGCAACTCGGGTACGTGAAAATATGAATTTAACGAGGCTTGTTTTAGTAAAAGCCGAAGCCGATGAGTATATTTCGCGTTATGTTCACTCCGACAAAAAAACGGGCGTTATTGTGGTTTTAAAAGCCGAAAAGCCCGAAATTTTCGGAAAAAAAGAAGTACAGGATTTTGCTTACGATTGCTGCCTGCATGCTGCGGCCTTTGTTCCTCTTTACGTAAAAAAAGAAGATGTGGATTCCGCTTATATTAAAGAACAGGAAGAAATTTTCCGCGGGCAAACCGCCGATTTGGATAAACCCGAAAACGTAAAAGAAGGCATTATAAAAGGAAAAATAAATAAGCATTTATCCGACATTTGTTTCCTTGAACAGCCCTTTGTAAAAGATGACAAGGTTTCAGTTTCCAAAAAAATGGCCGAAATCGGAAAGGCTGCAGGTTCAAATTTGAGCTTATCCAAACTTGTTATGTTCAGGCTTGGTGTAAACGCTTAA
- the rpsB gene encoding 30S ribosomal protein S2 codes for MAVVTMKNLLESGVHFGHQVKRWDPRMKKFIFAERNGIHIIDLQKTIVAIRAAYEAVRKVTAEGKSVLFVGTKKQAQQTIQKEAERCGMYYVNNRWLGGMLTNFSTIKKSLARLKKIEKMEVDGTFGSLTKKEIAGLIHEKAKLEKNLGGIKEMKDLPGILFIIDTRKEEIAIREAKTLGIPVVAVVDTNCNPEGIDYPIPGNDDAIRAISLFTGVIANAVIEADNEHGLKIIEDLQDDEESGDSALDPYQDRDEEITDYNNYTPSEDEEKNADDDDEDSLVNDEDLYDDK; via the coding sequence ATGGCTGTAGTAACCATGAAAAATTTGCTTGAGTCCGGTGTACATTTCGGTCATCAAGTAAAACGCTGGGATCCGCGAATGAAAAAATTTATCTTTGCGGAAAGAAACGGAATTCATATCATTGATTTACAAAAAACGATTGTTGCGATTAGAGCGGCTTATGAAGCGGTACGCAAAGTAACCGCCGAAGGTAAATCCGTGTTATTCGTAGGCACGAAAAAACAGGCTCAACAGACAATTCAAAAAGAAGCCGAAAGATGCGGAATGTACTATGTCAATAACCGCTGGCTCGGCGGAATGCTCACAAACTTTTCCACTATTAAGAAAAGTCTTGCACGTCTTAAGAAAATCGAAAAAATGGAAGTTGACGGAACTTTCGGAAGTCTTACAAAAAAAGAAATTGCGGGCTTAATACACGAAAAGGCGAAACTTGAAAAAAACTTGGGCGGTATAAAAGAAATGAAAGACCTTCCCGGAATTCTTTTTATCATCGACACAAGAAAAGAAGAAATTGCCATACGCGAAGCCAAAACGCTCGGAATTCCTGTAGTTGCCGTCGTAGATACGAACTGCAATCCGGAAGGTATCGACTATCCCATTCCCGGAAATGACGACGCAATCAGAGCTATTTCCCTTTTTACGGGAGTAATTGCAAATGCGGTAATCGAAGCCGATAACGAACACGGACTTAAAATTATTGAAGACCTGCAAGATGATGAAGAATCAGGCGATTCCGCTTTGGACCCGTATCAGGATAGAGATGAAGAAATCACCGATTACAACAATTATACTCCTTCGGAAGATGAAGAAAAAAATGCCGATGACGATGATGAGGATTCGCTTGTAAACGATGAAGATTTATATGACGATAAATAG
- a CDS encoding HEAT repeat domain-containing protein → MNISKIEQLKKEYEIIRGLDEIAQITATILDFHLNLLKNRENKDLYYRMRAYFSDRPKEKIQVFLLDRLDKEQDNVLKADIIQILGHIKSAKILPYVREHIKSKDGNIRERCIIVLGWMGNKDDLPILNERLQNDTDDELRGEAATAMRQIWFAKRATAEDILPYLYRAVVKEAAEETLSSIIIVIQDLLQRKFGLQERINEGIITGDPVKAKEKVIKALKL, encoded by the coding sequence GTGAATATAAGCAAAATAGAACAGTTGAAAAAAGAATATGAAATCATCAGAGGCTTAGATGAAATAGCCCAAATTACTGCAACTATTTTGGATTTCCATTTAAATTTATTGAAAAACCGAGAAAATAAGGATTTGTATTACCGAATGAGAGCTTATTTTTCGGATAGACCTAAAGAGAAAATACAGGTATTTTTATTGGATAGATTAGATAAGGAACAAGATAATGTGTTAAAAGCCGATATAATACAGATATTGGGTCATATCAAATCAGCCAAAATACTGCCCTATGTAAGGGAACACATAAAATCAAAAGACGGAAATATCCGAGAACGCTGTATAATCGTATTAGGCTGGATGGGAAATAAAGATGATTTACCTATTTTAAACGAACGCTTGCAAAACGATACGGACGATGAACTGAGAGGAGAAGCAGCAACGGCAATGCGTCAGATATGGTTTGCCAAACGGGCAACCGCAGAAGATATACTGCCGTATCTGTACCGCGCTGTTGTAAAAGAGGCGGCGGAAGAAACATTATCGAGTATTATTATCGTTATTCAGGATTTACTGCAAAGAAAGTTCGGCTTGCAGGAACGTATCAACGAAGGCATTATCACGGGCGACCCCGTAAAAGCAAAGGAAAAGGTAATTAAAGCGCTGAAATTATGA
- a CDS encoding WG repeat-containing protein, with amino-acid sequence MIKSTETRNIFERQKRKFYPLQFKRIKTPIPFWKIKDNLKRLILVLIVLLGSKMTAEETEYFNIFLQNDDEPYYQDFSMCSDYPPDMTASLPWKHSYKKIYYSYLLGIFIVSKDGEKYGLVDEKNTSITPLRYDEMDYFTYPDKIIWAKENGKWGALNYKGETLIPFVYDNIKIPNSSWYFPVSLYAVESKGKWGFVDKNNKTVVPLIYDDVNSSFRGYPTMNYTEVKQENKWGAINKEGKLTVPIIYNHLRYSRNNQYIAEKDGKRGVISVENEIIIPVEYDAIYPLKDKEIVYTVVLDGLTGYIDNKGTVLSLPRYKKAKDFCKGLAEVSENGKWGIIDEKGNLLLPCKYKTIKRFLFYDLIFVCENNKWGVISNEGKEIVPCEYYYIKDLEYPDTTIKAYSCGQSFEIDFTGKVLK; translated from the coding sequence ATGATAAAATCAACTGAAACAAGAAACATTTTTGAAAGACAGAAACGTAAATTTTATCCGCTTCAGTTTAAACGGATAAAAACACCGATACCGTTTTGGAAAATAAAAGATAATTTAAAACGGCTTATTTTAGTATTAATAGTTTTATTGGGTAGCAAAATGACGGCAGAAGAAACGGAATATTTTAATATATTTTTACAAAATGATGATGAACCTTATTATCAGGATTTTTCTATGTGCAGCGATTATCCTCCCGATATGACGGCATCTCTTCCATGGAAACACAGTTATAAAAAAATATACTATAGCTATTTATTGGGCATCTTTATTGTCAGTAAAGACGGAGAGAAATACGGGTTAGTTGATGAGAAAAACACATCGATTACGCCCTTGCGATATGATGAAATGGATTATTTTACCTATCCCGATAAAATTATATGGGCAAAAGAAAACGGTAAATGGGGCGCACTCAACTACAAAGGAGAAACTCTCATTCCCTTTGTTTATGATAATATAAAGATTCCCAATTCATCATGGTATTTCCCCGTAAGTTTATATGCGGTAGAAAGCAAAGGCAAATGGGGCTTTGTCGATAAGAATAATAAGACGGTAGTACCTTTGATATATGATGACGTGAACTCTTCTTTTAGAGGTTATCCCACTATGAATTACACTGAAGTTAAACAAGAGAATAAATGGGGCGCTATCAATAAAGAAGGAAAGCTCACCGTGCCTATAATATACAATCACCTAAGGTATAGCCGAAATAATCAATATATAGCAGAAAAGGACGGTAAAAGAGGAGTAATAAGCGTAGAAAATGAAATAATAATACCTGTAGAATACGATGCAATTTACCCTTTAAAAGATAAAGAAATTGTTTATACGGTAGTACTCGATGGACTTACAGGCTATATAGATAATAAGGGAACAGTGTTAAGTTTGCCCCGTTATAAAAAAGCTAAAGATTTTTGTAAAGGATTAGCGGAAGTAAGCGAAAACGGCAAGTGGGGAATTATCGATGAAAAAGGAAATCTATTGCTTCCTTGTAAATATAAAACCATAAAAAGATTCCTGTTCTATGACCTTATCTTTGTGTGCGAGAACAACAAATGGGGTGTTATATCCAATGAAGGAAAAGAAATCGTTCCTTGTGAGTATTACTACATAAAAGACCTTGAATACCCCGATACTACTATAAAAGCATATTCATGCGGTCAAAGTTTCGAAATAGATTTTACAGGGAAGGTATTAAAATAA